The genomic stretch TATTTTTTCAAAAAATATTTTAAAAACGAGCAGGATTTCAGAAAAAATCGTGGAATTGATACACTAATGCTTTTATATAGGGAAAAGGTGGTGAACTACTGTGGAAGTTACTGACGTAAGATTACGCCGCGTGAATACCGATGGTCGCATGAGAGCGATTGCATCCATCACGCTGGATCACGAATTTGTTGTACATGATATTCGTGTGATTGATGGAAACAATGGTCTTTTCGTTGCGATGCCGAGTAAACGCACCCCTGATGGAGAGTTCCGCGATATTACTCATCCTATTAATTCAAGCACGCGAGGAAAGATTCAAGATGCCGTGTTAAATGAGTATCATCGTCTGGGTGACACTGAAGCATTAGAATTCGAAGAAGCTGGAGCTTCTTAAAAAATAACCAAAAAGCAAGGACTGCTGAAAGGGCTGACATAAGCCTTTTGCCGGCGGTCCTTTTTTAATTCTGATTTTTCAAACTTAGTTGCACTCAATAGAAAATTCTTGCACTTCATGAAGTCTCCTTGAAATCAGAAGATATTTAGGATATATTTTTCTATGGATAAAAGGGATATTGGAGGCCAATAAATGGATAAGCGGTTTGCAGTTGTTTTAGCGGCTGGACAAGGAACGAGAATGAAATCGAAGCTTTATAAAGTCCTTCATCCAGTTTGCGGTAAGCCTATGGTAGAGCACGTCGTGGACGAAGCCTTAAAATTATCTTTATCAAAGCTTGTCACGATTGTCGGACATGGTGCGGAAGAAGTGAAAAAGCAGCTTGGTGATAAAAGCGAGTACGCGCTTCAAGCAAAACAGCTTGG from Bacillus subtilis subsp. subtilis str. 168 encodes the following:
- the spoVG gene encoding regulator required for spore cortex synthesis (stage V sporulation) (Evidence 1a: Function from experimental evidences in the studied strain; PubMedId: 9733708, 10348850, 10648512, 16428420, 27048798; Product type r: regulator), with product MEVTDVRLRRVNTDGRMRAIASITLDHEFVVHDIRVIDGNNGLFVAMPSKRTPDGEFRDITHPINSSTRGKIQDAVLNEYHRLGDTEALEFEEAGAS